The Gemmatimonadota bacterium genome segment CCGAAACGGCCAGCGCGGCAGCGGCGAGCGCGGCAGCGGCCAGCGCGGAAACTGAATCGGTGAACACCGAGGCGGAATCGGCGAGCGCAGACGGGGAATCGGCGAGCGCAGACGAGGAGGCCGAGACCTCCGAAACCGTGCAGAACGTGGCCGAGGCCGAGACGCCGCCCGTGGAAACCGTCTGACCCATGTAGACGCAGGCCATGACCGGGCGCCGCCGGGTTGATGGCGGCGCCCGGTTTTTTGGCAAAAAGCGCTTGACACCGTAAACGGAACTGATTAAATTTTTCTACCTATGGCTTTTGGGGGAAATGCGTTTTGACCGGACCCCTGAAACCCGTGTTTCACAGGCTTGTCCGGGTCGGTACAACAGGGAAGGTTGGGCGGAAATGCCAACGATAAACCAGCTCATACGCCACGGCCGGAAGAAGTCGCAGCGTAAGACGAAATCACCCGCTTTGCGCGGCAGTCCCCAGAAACGGGGCAACTGCCTGCAGGTGAAGACGCAGACGCCCAAGAAGCCGAATTCGGCGCTGCGGAAAATAGCCCGCGTCCGTCTGATGAACGGCATCGAGGCCACCTGTTACATCCCGGGCGAGAGCCACAACCTGCAGGAGCACAATATCGTCCTGGTCCGGGGTGGCCGGGTGAAGGACCTGCCCGGCGTGCGGTACCACATCATCCGCGGCGCGCTGGACGCCAGCGGAGTGCCCGACCGGCGCAACGGGCGTTCGAAATACGGGACCAAGAAGCCCAAGTAGGCGGAAAGCACATCCTGGAAGCACACCCTGGCCGTACGTTAGGGAGCATGAGATGGCGAGAAGGAAAGAAGTCGTAAGACGGGAACCGGAGCCGGACTGGAAGTACAACAGCGTACTGGTATCCAAGTTCATCAACGGATTGATGCGCAAGGGGAAGAAGAGCATCGCGGAACGCGTGTTCTACCAGGCCCTCGATCTGATCGAAGAACGCACAAGCCAGGAACCGCTGCCGGTCTTCGAGAAGGCGATCAAGATCGTCGGACCCGTCGTGCATGTCAAGTCCCGCCGGGTGGGCGGTTCGACCTACCAGGTTCCCGTGGAAGTGCGGGAAGACCAGCAGCGGGCCATGGCGATTCGCTGGATCATAGATGCCGCGCGGGCCCGTTCAGAGAAGAACATGTTCGAGTGCCTGGCGGGAGAGTTTACCGCCGCCGCCAAGGGGGAGGGCGCCGCCGTCCGCCGCAAGGAAGAGACGTACCGGATGGCGGAAGCGAACCGGGCCTTCGCCCATTACAGGTGGTAGCGGCGTATCGATATCACGTC includes the following:
- a CDS encoding 30S ribosomal protein S12, yielding MPTINQLIRHGRKKSQRKTKSPALRGSPQKRGNCLQVKTQTPKKPNSALRKIARVRLMNGIEATCYIPGESHNLQEHNIVLVRGGRVKDLPGVRYHIIRGALDASGVPDRRNGRSKYGTKKPK
- the rpsG gene encoding 30S ribosomal protein S7, with protein sequence MARRKEVVRREPEPDWKYNSVLVSKFINGLMRKGKKSIAERVFYQALDLIEERTSQEPLPVFEKAIKIVGPVVHVKSRRVGGSTYQVPVEVREDQQRAMAIRWIIDAARARSEKNMFECLAGEFTAAAKGEGAAVRRKEETYRMAEANRAFAHYRW